The Magnolia sinica isolate HGM2019 chromosome 9, MsV1, whole genome shotgun sequence sequence GCACAGGCCGTTAACTAAAAAGAttaggacttttttttttctcttctaaccaggagatttttgggacatggtcATGGTGGGTCCAATCCATTCAAAGAAATTCTTGGTCATGGACGGGTTCCATCCTGCAACATGCCTAGCTCGAATGATCatgcacatgtgtcacatgtaatGTACACAATCTGGAGTCACAAAAATGTCAAAAGATAATCTTAAAATTAAGATTATACCTCATTAGCTGTCTATCTAATGTGGATGCTGATAGAAGGTCTCTGTTCTCTTCAGCTCTTTTCAGCAAGTAAGGTATGACATTCTCCACTGGCCCAAATGGCAAGTACTTGCTCACATTGAAACCTCCATTCCTCAGCCCAAGTGAAAGCCCATCTGCCATTCCCTTCAGCTGAGCAAATTGCAGCTTCTGATTCCCCTTCCCAATCTTCAGCTCCGCAGCTTTCGCAGCTGCCACTTTCCCTGATCGACGATCCAAATATATCAAAAGCAAAGAGGTGCTGAAAGAGTATGGATTCAtttaagaaatgagggagaagGAACTATTAATTATGAAAAGCTGTTCAGTGGAGAAATTGTTCAAAAATAAACTATGTTAGACTAATCTCTATGTATTGATTCAAAACTAAACATTGCAGAGAGAATCTTTAGCTTTTGAATAACAGGAAGATGTTTATGTACGAACCATAAACTGACTTGTGGTTGATAAATCATCGCTAACCATCCCAGTCCGGTTTATGGGCCGCTCAATGATTAAAAgatcacatccatctgatgttcCCAACTATTTGATCAACACCTACTAATGGATGGTTAGCATAAGTTCACACATTGGTCTAACATGCTATCATTTCAACGGCGATTGATGGGGACGTGCACGAATAAATGGCTGATGGGGGTTATACACTGAACTTCAGTGTATAATATATCCTCAAAATCATTTATCCGTAAAGAACATCATGGGTCCTAATATATTCTAATTACAAAACAagataattaaaatttctttttaacTTGAAATGTAAGTTCTTACTGGATTCAAGATTATGGGTTGCAAGCACAGCCGATCCATTGCCTCTGGCAATCTTCTCGAGCATGAATGACGTACACTCGTTGTAGCAAGCATGTGTCTCTTGGATGCTTGAATGAATTGGAGAGGCAGCACCCAATGCAGAAGCCAGCTCCGTTTCTCTTGTGATATAAGCCCCCCTCACCAATTTAAACCCAATTGAAATTCCTCTCCTTTCAGCAGCTTCGACGGGTTTGGCCAATCTTTCTTTCACATCTTTTAAGTACGTCTAAATCGTCCCATAAACAATGGTATTTTCATCTTCATTGAAGCGGATTGCGGCTGAGTATGTGAAGTAATCAATGGCGGGTTGCACCAAAGTGTATTCAGCATCGACAAGTAATGGAAGGTTGGTTTGGTGGCATTTCTCACATAGTTTCGAAAGCCGTTGTTGGGCTAGTttgagatcttcttcttctttttcagttAGAGGTTCTGGCTTAGATGTTGTGTGGTAAAGAGGGCTGGAATTGCTGAGGAATGGCAATGATTCAATCTTCCATGGAAGATGGAATGAAGGGTCCGTACGTTCCCATCTCAGCAAATCACTAATCCGTTCCAGTAATGAAATTGGGCAGATTGCGGTGATCTTCACGCACGCAAATCTCACCTGTTACAACAAAAATTCCAGTCACTTCTTTCATTCATTACTGAAAATTTTAGATCTTCATTTACTCATCTGTTTGCTGCTTGTTTGTAGCAAGTGCATACACCGAATCTCGGTGTTTGTTTGTTGGCAGGATCACTGTGTCTAAATTCATGAAGATCCAAAAGAATCTAACTTCTGAATTTCTTAATCAGGCAAGGGAAGATCAGAGTACCATGCAAAgatcactgattggatgatcctaaccatccaaaattTGGCCTTCTTTTTCATAGCCATCAGTTTTACTAGCAGCTACTGCTGGGATCGTTTGGATTGCTTGATCAAAGTGATTCTTCAGAACTGTaagtaatccaaggtgagagccaCCTCAAATGTGTGGTTCAAATTGTTGTAACAGGACCTGTTCCTCATAACAATCTTGACCATTCATTTGATACGCTAGTGATCGGATGGTTAGAATCGTCCAATCCGTTTGATCTTTGGTCAATAACTCATGAAAGCTGCGCTGCGgaaaatggacagtccagatcacctGATCGAACCATACAGATGTCCACATGCAGCTAACAACACTTTAACTTAAAGTGCTATTTGGAACACTGAGTGATTTCTATACTCAGAAGAActtaaaaatccatattttagAAAACTGAAACAGAATCCAATTTTGCAAAATAGAAACAAAATTCATTCTAAAAATATCAACATAATCTCACCACGGAGAGGATTCTTCTTCTGAATTCATTGAAAAATAGCAAAAATCAAAGAAATTCAAGTTTAAGAaaattcagatatatatatatatatatatgaacataCCGAAGATGGCGGAAGCAACGACGTCGTCTCAACGGTCTTCAAGAACTCCTCTAAATTCCGATCGCAACCTTCGTTATCTGTCGCATCTTCCAACCCATAATCCAAAATCCCACGCAACCCGTTGTCCCAAAGCCTCTGAAGCGTCCGGCTCGCCTCTTCTAAATCCTCACCAGCGCAGAAATGTTCATAGATCGATCTCTTTATAATCCCCATTAACATGCCTCGAAAGTACTTGTTTTCCATTAGCCTCGACCGCATGACCTGAATTCCAACATCGACGGCCGGTTCAAAGGCTACGAGTTAAAGATTCGTCATTGATTTCACGAGTTGCGAAGTGGGTACCGAAGAGAATAGCTGTTCTCCATTGTCAAAGTTCAAATCGTCGATAGGAGACGTTGGTGGCTTCAGAACGGACCGTTCAGGTTTCCCCATGAAAGCAATTGAAGAAGAGGAATTGAAACATCTGAGATTCTTCCGGAGTTTTGGGGAGAATCTGATTGCCataaaaagctttttttttttataaaaaaaataataaaatatagagAACAGAGAAGTGCTCTGTTTTTGGAAGGGAGAGGGCAGTTTGGGGATTTTAAAAGTTTTGTAGATGTATTTTGGATAGGTCGCTGAGCTGGAGTTACTGTCAGGAACAGGTAGGCGCGGGATTCGGGGAGGTTCCAGCAAGTATTTAGCCTCCTTTTGGGAAATTCGGAAATTTTCAGTTATCCATTTTGTATCATCTGATAATCGGAGCCGTACACGTGGAGTTGTCTGAATTGGACTCATATTCAGTACTGACCACGGTTGTATTTGTATTCCGGCGTCTGTATTGCAACGTGGTCACTTTTTGACAAAAATGCCCCTAACGTGTCTAGCTTGCATTACTTGAACTGTAAGGACATTTTGGTCCAAACAAGAATGCATGAATGCAAAAGGGTACTTCTAGAAGTAACGGGTTGAGTTGACCGTTGACTAAATTGTAACGGTACGTTGAAATGGGAGGCTGCGATACCGTTACAGGGAGTTCCTGCAACAGGGCTGACGCTGGGTTGATATTCGGGAgaagtagggctgtacatcgagtcgaaccgagtgagctggcctcagctcaactcggctccaacactagctgaccttagcttgaCCTTAGCTGGGCCTGTTCAAGCAGAGATcgagttgagttagccattgcagcatttttacaaatacatggactgtaccttcaaaattgttgtattttattttaaaataaacattaaaaatttgatttttaaatttttcagtttttctccacatttaaaatttttggtgtttttgggttgtgagttttgtcccacattaaatttgacaaagaaaaatatcttgtatataagacaGACTTTTTGCCTTAGGActtgagccccattcagggggcatgtgaatttagtcttatggggggctatgccaatagctctaatctatgccattgaccacacgcgcgagccgagtccgagtccgtgtgcgcGACGGGACAGGTTGGGATGGGGTGCGAGCGCGGGCGCCGGTTCAGTGCGAGTGTACTCGCGGACTGTATTTGCGAGAgtatactcgcacttgcgccttttcgttttaaacaaGAGAGATGTGTCTGTTCCGGTTGGTAGCAtttattgggtttaaacccaatggacctaacATTTTCTAAAAAAAGGGTACTTATGCActacttcggagtctatataaagacttccgattCATATTTCAAAAATACGAAaaatctctcttataaaactctctctgatatttTGGTTTAAGAAATTTTACTGAATTCATTGctaagtcaactcagcactttcgggttaaactgctAATGGTTTGAGTCCgcatacagtgagtgcaccgctggaccaggtcatagtcgttgtatcctggaggtcgattgctctagaaacctgttgcacttgggacgctgtccaaggaagcaaattcgatttcaagtagagtgactcacgtcacgcctcgtcTCAGTTCAATAAGTCTTTTTTCtcagattttattattttattttttttctcgatttttatatagtctatttaattcaacatatatttcaacaatcttgaaattgtaattgttgaattacatagactatggttaccgtaacagtaaatgcttctactgagttagccaaaatcgaaccgttcgctagACAATGCTTTAAACAGTGGAA is a genomic window containing:
- the LOC131255600 gene encoding proline dehydrogenase 2, mitochondrial-like: MLEKIARGNGSAVLATHNLESRKVAAAKAAELKIGKGNQKLQFAQLKGMADGLSLGLRNGGFNVSKYLPFGPVENVIPYLLKRAEENRDLLSASTLDRQLMSKELKRRLKVAVMGREADKIMT
- the LOC131255079 gene encoding proline dehydrogenase 1, mitochondrial-like, whose protein sequence is MAIGLLTTRIISFNEQDNEELLALNLDLLDEQREHARLRTIICQQQLFMAIRFSPKLRKNLRCFNSSSSIAFMGKPERSVLKPPTSPIDDLNFDNGEQLFSSVMRSRLMENKYFRGMLMGIIKRSIYEHFCAGEDLEEASRTLQRLWDNGLRGILDYGLEDATDNEGCDRNLEEFLKTVETTSLLPPSSVRFACVKITAICPISLLERISDLLRWERTDPSFHLPWKIESLPFLSNSSPLYHTTSKPEPLTEKEEEDLKLAQQRLSKLCEKCHQTNLPLLVDAEYTLVQPAIDYFTYSAAIRFNEDENTIVYGTI